The genomic region TGGCTGGATTGATGTTGACAGTACACCTGGCGAGGGTTCAGTATTCAGGATCTACCTGCCGGCGGCTGTGCCTGGCGAAGTCGAGAAGGGATCTGATGAGAATACAGCCTTGCCGGCGGAGACACCGGGAATCGGTGAGAAGATCCTTCTGGTGGAGGACGATCATGTCGTGAGGTCGCTGACCCAGAAGCTGCTGGAAAAATGCGGCTACCAGGTGTGTCCGGCGCCAGACGCCGAGCAGGCACTCGATATCTTCGAGGAGCTGAACGGAGATTTCCGGATGGTGCTGAGTGATGTGGTCCTGCCTCATATGGACGGCATCCAGATGGCCGATCGGCTGCGCGGACTCAAGCCCGGCCTGCAGGTATTGCTGATGAGCGGCTACAGCGACGAATCCCGGAGGCAGCAGATCCGCGACAAGGGTTACGCCTTCATCCATAAACCCTATACGGTCCCGGACCTCAGGCAGACGGTCAAACGGGTTCTTGCGGATGAAGCCGGCAGGCGTCCTGTCTGACGGACGGTTCGCATCGTTTCCTGTATCTCGCCTGGCCGCCGCTGGCGTTCCCTCCAGTGCCGCCCCGATCAGCCCGATCAGAATCAAAGTTCCTTGACTCGCATTTAACCACTTGCTATACTCCCGTCTTGCGCTCCAAAGAAGGGCGCTTAAGTCTGTAAAGAACTGGGTAACAGAACCGAGCGCAGACTTCTCCGCAAGCCTAGGCGGCGGGGAAAATAAAGTCTGCTGCTCGTTCGTGTGTGTAAAAGGTTGAGATTTCCGCGGCGCGACGCGCCACAGGATGAGACAGGAAAAAGGAAAGTATGCCTACAGTCAATCAGCTGGTAAGGAAAGGCCGCAAGTCGACCGCCGAGAAATCCTCGACGCCGGCTCTCAAGGGCGCGCCACAACGCCGTGGCGTCTGCACCCGCGTCTACACGACCACGCCGAAAAAGCCGAACTCGGCCCTTCGGAAGGTCTGCCGCGTGCGCCTGACCACCCAGATCGAAGTGACTGCCTATATCCCCGGCATCGGCCATAACCTTCAGGAGCACTCCGTGGTCCTGGTAAAAGGCGGCCGTGTGAAGGATCTGCCGGGTGTCCGTTACAAGGTAGTCAGGGCCGCCCTGGATACCGCGGGTGTCAGTGACCGCCGCCAGGCCCGTTCCAAGTACGGGGTCAAGGCCCCCTAAGGAGTTTATATGCCCCGCCGCGCAGCCGCCCAGAAGAGGGAGACCACTCCCGACCCGATCTATAACAGCAAGCTGGTAGCCCAGTTTGTCAACAAGGTTATGCAGGGCGGCAAGAAGTCGACGGCGGAAAAGATCACTTACCGCGCCCTCGAGATCATGGGCGAGAAGAAGGGCGAAGATCCAGTCGCGATCTTGAAGCAGGCTGTCGACGCGGTAACGCCATCGCTGGAGGTAAGGTCCCGCCGGGTCGGCGGCGCCACCTACCAGGTGCCGGTCGAAGTCCCGACGCGCAGGGCGCGCACGCTCGCGATCCGCTGGATCGTCGGTTACGCCCACGAGCGCCGCGAGAAGACCATGGCCGAGCGTCTCGCCAACGAGTGCCTCGAAGCCCTGGGAAACCAGGGTTCAGCCTGGAAGAAGAAGGACGATATTTACCGGATGGCTCAGGCAAACAAGGCCTTCGCCCACTACCGCTGGTAAGTGGCTGGCCCGGAGCCGGGGGATGCAGCATATTGAATGTCAGTGAAAAAATCCGGTAGATCCTAGAGGCGCCGGGCAGACAGTTTGGATTTTGATGAGTACACAGGCAGCAGTAAACACCAACAGTAAGAAGAGCGCAGACATGACACGCAAGTTTTCCCTCGAGAAAACCAGAAATATCGGGATCATGGCCCACATCGACGCGGGCAAGACCACGACGACCGAGCGCATCCTGTTCTATACAGGCAGGACGCACAAGATCGGCGAGGTCCACGATGGCGCCGCGGTCATGGACTGGATGGAGCAGGAGCAGGAGCGGGGAATCACCATCACCTCCGCAGCCACGACCTGCGAATGGAAAGATTACAAGATCAACGTTATAGACACTCCCGGGCACGTGGACTTCACTGTCGAGGTCGAGCGCTCACTGCGTGTACTCGATAGCGCCATCGCCCTTTTCTGTTCGGTAGGCGGCGTCGAGCCCCAGTCGGAGACCGTCTGGCGGCAGGCTGACAAGTATCACGTCCCCCGCATCGCCTATGTGAACAAGATGGACCGCATGGGCGCCGATTTCTTCCAGGTGCTCGACATGATGATCAAGCGCCTCGGCGCCAATCCTGTAGCCATCCAGCTGCCGATCGGCCGTGAGGATGCCTTCGAGGGTGTCATCGACCTGGTCGAGATGAAGGAACTGGTATGGGACGAAGACAAGGGCGAGACCTGGGAAGTCCGCGAGATCCGTGAAGATATGGCTGATTTCGCCCAGGAATGGCGCAACCTGATGATCGAGAAGCTGGCCGACCATGATGATACGCTCATGGAGGCCTATATCGAGGGCAACGCGATCGAGACGGCGCAGCTCAAGGGTGCCATCCGCAAGGCCACCAACGATATCGCTATTACCCCGGTACTTTGCGGTACCGCCTTCAAAAACAAGGGCGTGCAGCCGCTGCTGGACGCGGTCATCGATTATATGCCCTCCCCCCTGGACGTGCCCCCTATCAAGGGCATCAGCTCCGAGAAGGGCGAGGAGATCCGCCACGCCAGCGACGAAGAGCCTTTTGCTGCGCTTGCTTTCAAGGTAATGACAGATCCGTTCGTGGGCAAACTGACTTATTTCCGGGTTTATTCCGGTGTGCTTAAGTCCGGCAGTCATGTTTATAACGCCACCAAGGACAAGAAGGAGCGCGTCGGCCGCATCCTGCAGATGCATGCGAATTCCCGCGAGGACCGCGATGCTATCTACGCGGGCGATCTAGCCGCCGCCGTCGGCCTCAAGTTCACGACCACCGGCGACACCCTCTGCGATCAGAGCGACCCGATCATCCTCGAGTCCATGGATTTCCCGGCGCCGGTCATCGCTGTGGCCATCGAGCCCAAGACCAAGGCTGACCAGGAGAAGCTGGGCGCTTCGCTGCGCAAGCTGGCTGAGGAAGACCCGACATTCCAGGTCCGCACTGACGAGGAGACCGGCCAGACCGTCATCCACGGAATGGGCGAGCTGCACCTGGAGATCATCGTCGACCGCCTGCTGCGCGAGTTCAAGGTCGACGCCAACGTCGGCAAGCCGCAGGTGGCTTACCGCGAGACCATCCGTAAGCCGGTAGAGAAGGTCGTCGGCAAGTTCGTCCGCCAGTCAGGCGGCCGCGGTCAGTTCGGCCACGTAGTCATCAACCTGGAGCCTTCCGGCCCGGGCGAAGGCTACGAGTTCGAGGACAAGATCAGCGGCGGTGTCATTCCCAAGGAATATATCCCCTCGGTGAACGAGGGTATCAAGGAAGCTATGGAAAACGGTGTCCTGGCCGGTTATCCGATGGTGGGCGTCAAGGTGACGCTCGTCGACGGTTCCTACCACGACGTCGATTCATCGGAGATGGCCTTCCGGATCGCCGGTTCGATGGCGTTCAAGTCGGCCGTCGCCAAGGCCAAGCCGGTCCTGCTGGAGCCGGTCATGGAAGTGGAAGTCGTAGTGCCCGAGGAGTACATGGGCGACATCATCGGCGACCTGAACTCCCGCCGCGGCAAGATCGAGGGCATGGAGCCCCGCGGCAAGGCCCAGGTCATCCACGCGCGCATCCCCCTGGCGGAGATGTTCGGTTATGCGACCGACGTCCGTTCGCTAAGCCAGGGACGCGCCGTATACAGCATGCAGTTTGACCGTTACGAAGAGGTACCGAGCTCAATCGCCACCGGCATAGTGGAGCAGATCAACGGCAAGTAGCAGCGCAGCTTGCCTGCCGTGGTGGTTTGATATATAGTAACTCGCTCTTTAGGTTGAAATTAAAGGAACAAAAGCTATTCGATGGGTTTAGGCAGGACTTGATCACAGGTTTTGCTCAGCGTATTGGAGAGGAGAGGAGCAAGGATGTCTAAAGCAAAGTTTGAAAGAACCAAGCCGCACGTGAATGTAGGAACGATCGGCCATATCGATCACGGCAAGACGACCCTGACCGCGGCGATCACAGCATGCCTGGCTGGTCACGGAGAGAACGTCGAGGTCAGAAGCTTCGACTCCATCGACAACGCTCCCGAGGAGCGTGAGCGCGGCATCACCATCTCAACCGCTCACGTCGAGTACGAGACTGAAAAGCGCCACTACGCGCACGTCGACTGCCCGGGACACGCTGACTACATCAAGAACATGATCACCGGCGCGGCGCAGATGGACGGCGCCATCCTGGTGGTAAGCGCGGCTGACGGCCCGATGCCGCAGACCCGCGAGCACATCCTCCTGGCCCGCCAGGTGGGCGTACCTTATATCATCGTCTTCCTGAACAAAGTAGACATGGTGGACGACCCCGAGCTCCTCGAGCTGGTGGAGATGGAAGTGCGCGAGCTGCTCTCCGAGTATGAATTCCCCGGGGACGAGATCCCCATCGTCGCTGGTTCGGCCCTGAAGGCGCTGGAATGTGCCTGCGGAACCGCCGAGTGTGCTTCCTGCAACCCCATCCTCGAGCTGATGAACGCAGTGGATGAGTACCTGCCGGAGCCGGAGCGCGACATTGACAAGCCCTTCCTGATGCCGATCGAAGACGTCTTCACCATCACCGGCCGCGGCACCGTCGCCACCGGCCGCGTCGAGCGCGGCATCGTCACAGTCGGTGAGGAAGTAGAGATCGTCGGCATGCAGGAGAAGATCGACAAGACCGTCTGCACCGGCGTTGAGATGTTCCGCAAGCTGCTCGACGAAGGACGCGCAGGCGACAATATCGGCGCACTGCTCCGCGGAACCAAGCGCGAAGACATTCAGCGCGGCATGGTCCTGGCAAAGCCGGGTTCCATCACCCCGCATACGCATTTCAAGGCGCAGGTATATGTGCTCTCCAAGGAAGAGGGCGGCCGTCACACACCGTTCTTCACCAACTACCGGCCGCAGTTCTACTTCCGTACGACTGACGTGACCGGCAGCATCACCCTTGAAGAGGGCGTCGAGATGGTCATGCCGGGTGACAACACCGTCATGGAAGTAAAGCTGATCACGCCGATCGCCATGGAGGAAGGCCTCCGCTTCGCTATCCGTGAGGGCGGCCACACCGTCGGCGCCGGCGCAGTAACCAGCATCATAGAATAGACAACCAACAAGACCGGCGCTTAGGCACCGGGCTTTAATACGGTCTCACGGCAGGGCGCACAAACGCTCAGTAGATTGCCCGGAGATCGGAAACGAGAAAGATATGGCTCAACAGAAAATACGCATAAGGCTCAAGGCTTACGATCACGAGCTCATCGATCGCAGCGCGCGGCTCATCGTCGAGCAGGCCCAGCGCACCGGCGCCACCGTCGTCGGTCCGGTACCCCTGCCCACTGAGAAGAACGTGTACTGCGTCATCAAGAGTCCGTTCAAGGACAAGGACTCGCGTGAGCACTTCGAGATGCGCACGCACAAGCGTCTGATCGACATCCATCAGCCGACACCGAAGACGGTGGACTCGCTGATGCGACTTGATGTACCTGCCGGCGTCGACATCGAGATCAAGCTCTGATATGGCCGCCATACTGGGAAAGAAACTGGGCATGACCCAGATATTCACAGACGACGGCGACCGGGTCGTGGTCACTGTGATCGAGGCAGGTCCCTGCGCGGTCACCCAGGTCAAGACCAACGCCCGGGATGGCTATCAGGCTGTTCAGATGGGCTTCGGCGACATGAAGAAGAACAAGGTGAACAGACCCCAGGCCGGCCACTTCAAGAAAGCCGGCGTGGATGCAAAGCGCCACCTGGCAGAGATCCGCGTTGAGGCTGAGACTGCTGAGGGCGCTTCCGAGGAGGAAGCGATCCTGAAGCTGGTCGTTCCGGAGATCGCCGAGGTTGCCGCTGAGGAGCCCGAAGCTGTAGAAGCCGGAGAGCCGGAAGCAGTTGCTGAGGAAGCTCCTGCCGGTGAAGCCGCTGAGGCTGAAGCCGGAGAAGCGCAGGCGGAAGATGCCGGCGCCGAAGCTGCGAAAGAGATAACCGCCGAGGGCGAGGAAGCTGCTGAAGCTGAGGCTCCCAAGGCTGAAGAGAAGAAATCCGCGAAGAAGGGCAAGAAGAAGGCCAAGGCCAAGGCGAAGAAGCCTGAGATAACAGTGGCTGCCTTCGAAGCGGGCATGAAGGTCAAGGTGACCGGAATCTCAAAGGGTAAAGGCTTCGCGGGTGTCATCAAGCGGCATAATTTTGCCGGTGGCCCCGGTTCGCACGGCGCTCATTTCCATCGGGCTCCGGGCTCGGTAGGAGCCAGCGCTTATCCGTCGCGGGTGTTCAAGGGAATCAAGCTTCCTGGACAGATGGGCAACAAGCAGTCGACTCAGCTCGGTCTTACCGTGTTCGACATCGACACTGAGAAGAACCTGCTGTTCGTGAAGGGCGCGGTACCCGGTTCCAAGAACGGCATAGTTTTTATCCAGACCCAGTAAGGATCAGGCAGAGCGGAAAACTAATTTTATGGCTGATAAAGAAGAAAAAACCGAAGAGACAAAGTCTGAAGCTGTGGAAGCGGCTGTAGACGAGGCGAAGGCAGAAGCCAAGGTGGCGTCAAAGCCCAAGGCCGAAGCGAAGGCGAAAGCCGACGCAAAGCCGAAAGCGGAGGCCAAGCCGAAAGCCGAGGCCAAGGCTGAGACTAAGCCAGCGCCGAAGAAAAAGGCGAAGTCGAAGAAAAAGGCCGCTGCCAAGGCTGACGTGAAGGTTCCGGCTATCAAGACCATGAGCGACAAGGACGCCAAGCTCAGCCCGGAAGTATTCGCGGTGGAGCCGAAGATCGGCGTACTGCACGAAGCCGCTCGCGCCGAGATGGCCGCGCGCCGCAGTGGCACGGCATCCACGAAGAAACGCGGCGAGGTCCGCGGTGGCGGCGCCAAGCCGTGGCGCCAGAAAGGCACGGGCCGCGCCCGCGCCGGATCGAGCCGGATGCCTCACTGGACCGGTGGCGGTATCGCTTTTGGTCCCACGCCCCGCGACTTCAGTTTCAAAGTCAACCGCAAGGTCCGGCTCAAGGCGCTGAAGATGGCGCTGTCAGCCCGGGCTAGCGAAGGCAACCTCAAGATAGTCGATGCACTGCCTTTTGATGAGCCGAAGACCGCGGCGGCGGCAGCCGTACTGGAAGGCCTCGGCGTCTCGTACCCGCTGCTGGTGCTGGTGGGCGATGAAGAAGTCAACGCCGCCATGTCGTTCCGCAACCTGCCCCGCGTGGCTGTATGCAACGCCAGCGAGCTGGGAGTGGCCGATGTCATGGCAGCCCGCACGGTATTGCTCAGCAAGCCGGTCCTCGACCAGCTCAACGGGATGGGAGACCGCAAATGAGAGATCCGCATACCATCATCCTGGGTCCGGTCATCTCGGAGAAGAGCTACCAGCTCATCGAGCATAACAAATACACCTTCAAGGTGGATCCGAGGGCCAAGAAGCCGGCCATCGCCCAGGCGATAGAAGAGATTTTCAGCGTCAACGTTGTGAGCGTGAATGTGATCAAGACCAGGTCGAAGCCCAAGCGGCGCGGCATGGTCAGGGGCAGGACTACTTCCGGCAAGAAAGCCATCGTGGAGCTGTCGGAAGGCCAGAAAATCGAATTCTTTGAAACGATGTAAGGGAATATGGCTCAGGTAAAGACATACAAACCGACATCTCCGGGACGCAGGTTCATGACCGGCTCCACCTTCGAGGAGATCACCCGCTCGAAGCCGGAGAAGAAGCTCACCAAGGGCATCTCCAAGAACGCCGGCCGCAACTCGTATGGCCGCATCACCAAGCGGCGCACCGGCGGCGGTCACAAGCGGCGTTTTCGCCAGATAGATTTCAAGCGGCTCAAGGACGGCATCCCGGCCAAGGTCGCAACGATCGAGTACGACCCCAACCGGTCGGCCCGGATCGCCCTTCTCCACTATGTGGACGGGGAAAAGCGTTACATCCCGGCGCCGCTAGGCCTGCAGGTGGGAACCATGCTGGTATCCGGTCCGGAAGCTGATATCAAGCCGGGCAACTCGTTGCCGCTGGCTAACATCCCGGTGGGTACCATGATCCACTGCATCGAACTCAAGCCAGGGCGGGGCGCCCAGATGGTCCGCGGCGCCGGCACTTCCGCCCAGCTGATGGCCAAGGAAGGCAAGATGGCCAACGTCAGGCTTCCTTCCGGTGAGATGCGCCTGGTGGAAGCGACCTGCCGCGCCACTATCGGCGAAGTGGGTAACACCACACATGAGAACCTGTCAGGCGGCAAGGCAGGACGCAGCCGCTGGAAGGGCAAGAGGCCGAGTGTTCGCGGAACGGCCATGAATCCGGTCGATCACCCGCACGGCGGCGGCGAGGGCAAGGCAACGGCCGGCCGTCACCCGGTGACCCCGTGGGGCGTGCCGACGCTGGGCTACCGCACCCGCAAGAAGGGCAAGCAGAGCGACCGCTACATCGTCCGTTCACGCAGGAAAGGCCGCTAGGAGGAGTAAATGAGCAGATCTATCAAAAAAGGACCTTTCGTCAGCGAGAAACTGCTCGCGCGAGTCGAGAAGATGAACGAGTCTGGCAAGAAGCAGATGATCAAGACCTGGTCAAGGTCATCAACCGTCTTCCCGGAGATGGTCAGCCACACGATCGCTGTCTACGATGGGCGGAAGCATGTACCCATCTTCGTCACTGAAAGCATGGTCGGGCACAAGCTGGGCGAATTCGCCCCGACGCGGACATTCCGCGGCCACGGCCACCACACCGACCGAAGCACGTCGCTGAAATAGGGAATAAATGGCTGATACAGCAACAAAGAAAAAGAGCTCAAAAAAGGAAGCAGTCGAGCCGGAAGAGGCGGGAACCGCCACGGCAACGGCCAAGTATGTGCGCGTATCCGCCCGCAAGATGCGGCTGGTAGCGGACATGGTCCGGGGCAAGGGTGTCGCCGAGGCCCGCACGGTGCTGGCTTTCTCCACCAAGAATGCCGCGAAAGTCGTGACCAAGGTACTCGGTTCGGCGGTTGCCAACGCTGAGAACAACCACGACATGAGCGCTGACGAGCTTTATATAAGCACGATCCTGGTAAATGAAGGGCCGACGCTGAAGCGCATCCGGCCGCGGGCCATGGGCCGCGCCTTCCGGGTCCGCAAGCGCACCTGTCACGTGACGGTCGAATTGGCCACTAGAAAGGAGGGATAGTATGGGTCAGAAAGTCCATCCGGGAGGAATGCGCCTGGGAATAATCCATGACTGGAAATCCCACTGGTACAGCGAGAAAGATTTTGCCAATTTTTTGATCGAGGATCTGAAGATCCGGGCACACATCCGCAGCAAACTGCGTCACGCGGCGCTGTCGGATATCCATATCAAGAAGGATGCGCAGAAGATAACGATCGACATCCACACCGCCAGGCCGGGTATCGTCATCGGCAAGAGCGGCGCTGAAGTGGACGCGCTTCGCCGGGAGATCCACGACATGACCGGCAAGGCCGTGCAGGCCAACATCATCGAGGTCAAGCGCCCCGAACTGGACGCCAACCTGGTGGCACAGTCAATCGCCGAGCAGCTGGAAGGCCGCGTAGCCTTCAGGCGGGCGATGAAGAGAGCCATCACCTCGGCCATCCGTTCCGGCGCCGAGGGAATCAAGGTGGCCTGTGCCGGCCGCCTCGGCGGCGCCGAAATGGCGCGGACCGAGGGTTATAGCGAAGGACGGGTGCCGCTGCACACGCTGCGCGCGGATATCGATTACGGTTTCACCGAGGCCCGCACGACTTTCGGCCGCATCGGCGTGAAGGTCTGGATCAACAAGGGCGAGATCATGCCCGAAGGCTTCAACATGGACAAACTGAAAGCTGACCGCCGCCTGGGCGAGGTAGATGCCCAGAGGCGCAAGTAGCCGCAAGGCATAGCGAAGACAAGGCTGAAGAATGCTATTACCGAAAAGAACAAAACATCGTAAACAGCACCGGGGCCGCATGAGGGGCGCGACCAAGGGTGGATTCCGGGTCGAGCACGGCGAGTTCGGGCTCAAGGCCATGGAGCCGGGCTGGATCACAAACAGGCAGATCGAGGCGGCGCGTGTGGCGATGACCCGCCATATCAAGCGCGGCGGCAAGGTGTGGATCAACATCTTCCCGCACAAGCCTGTGACCGAGAAGCCGGCTGAGACCCGCATGGGTGGCGGCAAGGGCTCTCCGGAGCAGTGGGTGTCAGTGGTCAAGCCGGGCAGGGTAATGTTCGAACTTTCCGGCGTGGCCCAGCCCGTCGCCAAGGAAGCAATGAGGCTGGCAGCCCACAAGCTGCCGATCAAGTGTAAATTCGTGACACGCGAGGGTGATCTCTTTGAAGGCTAACGAGCTGCGCGACCTGTCGGACGAGGAGCTGATCGAGCGCATGCGTGAGACACGCAAGCAGCTTTTCAACCTGCGGTTCCAGCATGCCACAGGCCAGCTGGACAACCCACGGAAACTGAGGCTGGTGCGGCAGGACATCGCCCGCATCATGACGGTCCAGGGTGAGCGCGAACGCGTCGCCGCCACGACCGAGGGCCAGGAGGCTTAAGTGAGCGCTAAAGCAAAGGTAGAAGAAAAAGTTTTGGCCAGCGGCAACCGCAAGGAGCGCCGTGGCATCGTCACCAGCGACAAGATGGACAAGACCATCACTGTCCGCATCGACACCGCCAAGGCCCACAGGCTTTATGGCAAGACCGTGCGCCGGTCGCGCAAGCTGGCGGTTCATGACGAGAACAATGAGGCTGGCATAGGCGATACAGTACGTATCATCGAGACCAGGCCGCTGTCGAAGAACAAGCGCTGGCGCCTGGCAGAGATCATCGAGAAGGCTGAATAGCCGGACAGAATAGCCGGTAATCCCGGAAACCGTTAAGAGAAACAGGATTCCCAAGTGATACAGGTAGAGACAAGGTTAAAGATAGCCGACAACACCGGCGCCCGCGAGCTCCTGTGCATCAGGATCAAGGGTGGTTCCCACAGGCGTTATGCCCGGGTGGGCGACACAATCGTCGGCACCGTGAAGGTCGCCAGTCCCGGTGGGGCGGTCAAGAAGGGCGAGGTCGTCACCGCGGTCGTAGTCCGCTGCAAGAAGGAACTGGGCCGCAAGGATGGCACCTACATAGCTTTCGACGAGAACGCGGCAGTGCTGATCGACGCCGCCAAGAACCCCCGGGGAACCCGTATATTCGGCCCCGTGGCCAGGGAGCTCCGCGACAAGAGTTTCATGAAGATCGTTTCGCTGGCGCCGGAAGTCCTCTAGCGCCGGCAGTAAGAGGAGAAGCTGAATTGTCTGACAAGATGAAGATAAAAAAGGGAGACACCGTCCTGGTCGTGGCCGGCAAGGCCCGCGGCAAGACCGGCAAGGTCCTGAGGGTCGAACCTGACAAGAACCGGGTGGTGGTCGAGCGCCTGAACATGATCAAGCGGCACCGTCGCCCGTCGCCCCAGAATCCCCAGGGGATCATCGAGAAAGAATCGCCGATCCACGTCTCCAACGTGATGTATTACTGCTCGCGCTGCAGCGACGGAGTCCGGCTGGGAGCCAAGCGCACCGACAGCGGCCGTCTGCGCGTCTGCAGAAGCTGCGGCACAGAATTCGAATAAGGTCCATCTCCAGAGAGATAAGGAAAAATGGCACGACTAAAAGAACAGTTTGAAAAGGAATTCATTCCCGCGCTCAAGGAAGAGCTGGCGCTGGGCAACACCATGGAGGTGCCCAGGGTCTCCAAGATCTGCGTGAATATGGGTGTAGGCGAGGCCAAGACCGACGCC from Actinomycetota bacterium harbors:
- a CDS encoding 30S ribosomal protein S12, translating into MPTVNQLVRKGRKSTAEKSSTPALKGAPQRRGVCTRVYTTTPKKPNSALRKVCRVRLTTQIEVTAYIPGIGHNLQEHSVVLVKGGRVKDLPGVRYKVVRAALDTAGVSDRRQARSKYGVKAP
- the rpsG gene encoding 30S ribosomal protein S7, producing MPRRAAAQKRETTPDPIYNSKLVAQFVNKVMQGGKKSTAEKITYRALEIMGEKKGEDPVAILKQAVDAVTPSLEVRSRRVGGATYQVPVEVPTRRARTLAIRWIVGYAHERREKTMAERLANECLEALGNQGSAWKKKDDIYRMAQANKAFAHYRW
- the fusA gene encoding elongation factor G; translation: MTRKFSLEKTRNIGIMAHIDAGKTTTTERILFYTGRTHKIGEVHDGAAVMDWMEQEQERGITITSAATTCEWKDYKINVIDTPGHVDFTVEVERSLRVLDSAIALFCSVGGVEPQSETVWRQADKYHVPRIAYVNKMDRMGADFFQVLDMMIKRLGANPVAIQLPIGREDAFEGVIDLVEMKELVWDEDKGETWEVREIREDMADFAQEWRNLMIEKLADHDDTLMEAYIEGNAIETAQLKGAIRKATNDIAITPVLCGTAFKNKGVQPLLDAVIDYMPSPLDVPPIKGISSEKGEEIRHASDEEPFAALAFKVMTDPFVGKLTYFRVYSGVLKSGSHVYNATKDKKERVGRILQMHANSREDRDAIYAGDLAAAVGLKFTTTGDTLCDQSDPIILESMDFPAPVIAVAIEPKTKADQEKLGASLRKLAEEDPTFQVRTDEETGQTVIHGMGELHLEIIVDRLLREFKVDANVGKPQVAYRETIRKPVEKVVGKFVRQSGGRGQFGHVVINLEPSGPGEGYEFEDKISGGVIPKEYIPSVNEGIKEAMENGVLAGYPMVGVKVTLVDGSYHDVDSSEMAFRIAGSMAFKSAVAKAKPVLLEPVMEVEVVVPEEYMGDIIGDLNSRRGKIEGMEPRGKAQVIHARIPLAEMFGYATDVRSLSQGRAVYSMQFDRYEEVPSSIATGIVEQINGK
- the tuf gene encoding elongation factor Tu translates to MSKAKFERTKPHVNVGTIGHIDHGKTTLTAAITACLAGHGENVEVRSFDSIDNAPEERERGITISTAHVEYETEKRHYAHVDCPGHADYIKNMITGAAQMDGAILVVSAADGPMPQTREHILLARQVGVPYIIVFLNKVDMVDDPELLELVEMEVRELLSEYEFPGDEIPIVAGSALKALECACGTAECASCNPILELMNAVDEYLPEPERDIDKPFLMPIEDVFTITGRGTVATGRVERGIVTVGEEVEIVGMQEKIDKTVCTGVEMFRKLLDEGRAGDNIGALLRGTKREDIQRGMVLAKPGSITPHTHFKAQVYVLSKEEGGRHTPFFTNYRPQFYFRTTDVTGSITLEEGVEMVMPGDNTVMEVKLITPIAMEEGLRFAIREGGHTVGAGAVTSIIE
- the rpsJ gene encoding 30S ribosomal protein S10 gives rise to the protein MAQQKIRIRLKAYDHELIDRSARLIVEQAQRTGATVVGPVPLPTEKNVYCVIKSPFKDKDSREHFEMRTHKRLIDIHQPTPKTVDSLMRLDVPAGVDIEIKL
- the rplC gene encoding 50S ribosomal protein L3, whose translation is MLKLVVPEIAEVAAEEPEAVEAGEPEAVAEEAPAGEAAEAEAGEAQAEDAGAEAAKEITAEGEEAAEAEAPKAEEKKSAKKGKKKAKAKAKKPEITVAAFEAGMKVKVTGISKGKGFAGVIKRHNFAGGPGSHGAHFHRAPGSVGASAYPSRVFKGIKLPGQMGNKQSTQLGLTVFDIDTEKNLLFVKGAVPGSKNGIVFIQTQ
- the rplD gene encoding 50S ribosomal protein L4, with protein sequence MADKEEKTEETKSEAVEAAVDEAKAEAKVASKPKAEAKAKADAKPKAEAKPKAEAKAETKPAPKKKAKSKKKAAAKADVKVPAIKTMSDKDAKLSPEVFAVEPKIGVLHEAARAEMAARRSGTASTKKRGEVRGGGAKPWRQKGTGRARAGSSRMPHWTGGGIAFGPTPRDFSFKVNRKVRLKALKMALSARASEGNLKIVDALPFDEPKTAAAAAVLEGLGVSYPLLVLVGDEEVNAAMSFRNLPRVAVCNASELGVADVMAARTVLLSKPVLDQLNGMGDRK
- the rplW gene encoding 50S ribosomal protein L23 is translated as MRDPHTIILGPVISEKSYQLIEHNKYTFKVDPRAKKPAIAQAIEEIFSVNVVSVNVIKTRSKPKRRGMVRGRTTSGKKAIVELSEGQKIEFFETM
- the rplB gene encoding 50S ribosomal protein L2, translated to MAQVKTYKPTSPGRRFMTGSTFEEITRSKPEKKLTKGISKNAGRNSYGRITKRRTGGGHKRRFRQIDFKRLKDGIPAKVATIEYDPNRSARIALLHYVDGEKRYIPAPLGLQVGTMLVSGPEADIKPGNSLPLANIPVGTMIHCIELKPGRGAQMVRGAGTSAQLMAKEGKMANVRLPSGEMRLVEATCRATIGEVGNTTHENLSGGKAGRSRWKGKRPSVRGTAMNPVDHPHGGGEGKATAGRHPVTPWGVPTLGYRTRKKGKQSDRYIVRSRRKGR
- the rpsS gene encoding 30S ribosomal protein S19 codes for the protein MSRSIKKGPFVSEKLLARVEKMNESGKKQMIKTWSRSSTVFPEMVSHTIAVYDGRKHVPIFVTESMVGHKLGEFAPTRTFRGHGHHTDRSTSLK
- the rplV gene encoding 50S ribosomal protein L22, with the translated sequence MADTATKKKSSKKEAVEPEEAGTATATAKYVRVSARKMRLVADMVRGKGVAEARTVLAFSTKNAAKVVTKVLGSAVANAENNHDMSADELYISTILVNEGPTLKRIRPRAMGRAFRVRKRTCHVTVELATRKEG
- the rpsC gene encoding 30S ribosomal protein S3 translates to MGQKVHPGGMRLGIIHDWKSHWYSEKDFANFLIEDLKIRAHIRSKLRHAALSDIHIKKDAQKITIDIHTARPGIVIGKSGAEVDALRREIHDMTGKAVQANIIEVKRPELDANLVAQSIAEQLEGRVAFRRAMKRAITSAIRSGAEGIKVACAGRLGGAEMARTEGYSEGRVPLHTLRADIDYGFTEARTTFGRIGVKVWINKGEIMPEGFNMDKLKADRRLGEVDAQRRK
- the rplP gene encoding 50S ribosomal protein L16; translated protein: MLLPKRTKHRKQHRGRMRGATKGGFRVEHGEFGLKAMEPGWITNRQIEAARVAMTRHIKRGGKVWINIFPHKPVTEKPAETRMGGGKGSPEQWVSVVKPGRVMFELSGVAQPVAKEAMRLAAHKLPIKCKFVTREGDLFEG
- the rpmC gene encoding 50S ribosomal protein L29; the protein is MKANELRDLSDEELIERMRETRKQLFNLRFQHATGQLDNPRKLRLVRQDIARIMTVQGERERVAATTEGQEA
- the rpsQ gene encoding 30S ribosomal protein S17 — translated: MASGNRKERRGIVTSDKMDKTITVRIDTAKAHRLYGKTVRRSRKLAVHDENNEAGIGDTVRIIETRPLSKNKRWRLAEIIEKAE